The Lutzomyia longipalpis isolate SR_M1_2022 chromosome 2, ASM2433408v1 DNA window aaaaaaaaaagatgttctTTCAAAtccatttcatttattatatataagcCATCCTCCCGAAAATTCTTATCCCAATAACCACCCCTAAATGAAAAGTTCTCCCCCCACACACGTGGGGAGGAAAGTCAGtgctatatatatacataaaaaatacctCAAACTGCCAATtgttaattaagaaaagaaaaaaacttgtaCAATAACCATTGCAGACAATCAATATAAACGATATAAACTCATCAATGAGTGTCAATaataatgatgaaaattcaataaaaacagTGTATAGAGTGTTGTGTTTAGATTACATTATTGCAGTATGTACATGACAATTTCCGCCTTTTCTTATTGTAGGAAAATAAGTTGGGAGACATTTGCTTCTCATTGCGATATGTCCCGACAGCGGGGAAACTGACTGTTGTTATCTTGGAGGCGAAGAATCTCAAGAAGATGGACGTTGGAGGACTTTCaggttttcatttttcaatcttttctttttattcttcaatattcttttgtatattttcagtagaatttgaattatatttctccttccaatgcaaaataataattttaattaattaattcttaatctctttctttgttttattatttcttttacagaTCCCTACGTGAAAATCGCTTTAATGCAGAACGGCAAGagattgaagaagaaaaagacaaGCATCAAGAAATGCACCCTCAATCCTTACTACAATGAATCGTTCTCCTTTGAGGTTCCGTTCGAGCAGATACAGGTAAGGTTTTGGGGGTTTGCGACGGCACTTTAACACCCCTCTTAAGCAACTTTCTCCCCTTTCGAGCGTATTCTATCTAACACACCAAACAACACTCTCTCTGTCTTTACTTCCTTTTGTAGTTTTTCCTTtagtctaaaaaaaactaaataaaatgacTCCAATAAACTACCTCCTGTATGGGATTGAATACGCTGGAAAGGAGATAGTTGGTTGGAGGTGTAGACTATCGTCGTAAATTCCCAAAACCTCTATATAGGTTTCTGTGCGGAGCACTATGGAACGACCCTGTAGTTTCTTTGTCTACTTCTTAACTGTCTCCTTCACATGGCCAGCTcctagaaattattttctttttttttaatgtttttttttaccttctccTGAAAATTACTTccattaatattatatatgttTTCCTTCTCCTTAAAACTACCtcttttttggttttattcGTTCACCTTCTCCTGAAAACTACCTCCTTGGATATTTTTTCGTTAACGTCTTCTAGAACAAATCATATttcctaatttattttataacgaATTCTAAACTTTAATTCccttattgttttattttaatcagcTCCACTAAACTACCTCCATTATATCCTTATTATACTCACTTCATTCCtcacattttaatttcttaatttaccATAAGATCCTTCACTTTGAAACTACCTTCCCTCTGGCCACTCTCTATTAGCAATctcttatttcaaaaaaattaaaaaaatcaagaaaactCTTCACTCTTGCCCACGAGAAAAATCAAAGCCACTTACATCGACACAGCGTAATCTCCGTCTGTTGGTGAGAAAAGGAAGGCACGCTACAATGCACAACAAACACATACATAGCAATATACATAATCTTAAAGTGACAAAGTATCCTTTCTCTGAACAAAATGTCCTGTTTGGACTTTATTTCGATGAAAACTAAACGTTCCTACTGGTGTTAGATGTGAATctattattttctgtgtaaataAATGTAGTAACTGTCTATCCTCTTTAGTATAGCCTTCTCCATGTTTcctatttccattttattctattcaaaACAACCTTGCATTGAAGCTACATCCAGTGAATTTAGGTTCATTCATCACCTCTCTTTGTGCTTCATTTAACAATCTGATAAAGTTTCGATGGAAGATTGATTTGAGTAGAAGAATATCCGTCTTTTAACTCCCACAAGTCAAGTAGATAACCGAAAtgtctgtaaaaaaaaataaaattgcaaaactaACGAAAAAGCCTCCCTGAAATCCCCGCAGAAAGTACAACTAGTCGTAACTGTTGTGGATTATGATCGCATCGGGACATCTGAGCCTATTGGTAAGGTCATGCTAGGCTACAATGCAACAGGCACCGAGCTACGTCACTGGTCCGACATGCTGGCATCCCCACGGAGACCCATCGCTCAGTGGCACACCCTCAAAGATCCCGAAGATGGTGAAGGGAAGAAGGATTAAACAGGACACTAAGTAAGGCAAACTTCACTTTTGATTGTAGCTGTTTGAGACACTTGTTCTCCCCTTCTCTTTGAACTAAAACAAAACATCCTTTAAAAAAGAGTCCGCCCAACGAAGTgttaaaaacattcaaaggacgagacaaaataaaagcaaaaccaattttaaaaaaataaaaagaaaagaaaaactttaaatctcCTCTCAGAAATCTGAAGAAATAAACATACAAGGACCTATATTAagtaacaaagaaaaattatttaaaccaaaaaaatattattcaaaaaatagaGGCCAGTATCTAAATTCTTGCTGCTAATTTTTggaattacagaaaaaaattaaaaacaaaaaacaaaattttgcgttagaaaaccataaaaaatcaaattttcgcgaaaaatttatgagaaattgCGCAAAAAcaattctaacaaaaaaaatggagaaaaaaagacaaatatacagtaaaaaaaatgagaaacttgtgttaaatatttaagaattaaaagaaaaatacataaattcttATAACTTTCGTCGCATATGACATTTAATGAACATTTAACCCCTGTCTTGAAACAATAATTAAGCATTTTCCAGtgtgaataaatttccatttaaaatatttattgatgttaattggaaattcaatgaaaaaaaatgggaaaaaaattaaaaattaaacaaataaaattgcttttgttacaaataaaaaaaatggcgtaattcttttttctaatttttaacaaaaaaaatcactaattaAGGGACTTTGTTTCGTCTTCCGCATTCTAAATGTTTTTCTCTCATTAATATGTTTCCATCATTAAtctctaatgaaaaaaaaatgaaagaggtcgattcatgtttttttgtcatcttgaagaaattgctccaagaaaacaaaaagaaatgtgagaatttatgaaaaaaaaacaagataaaAGAACATAGACGTTgtaagaattcaaaaaaaagatacaaTAAATTGTGCCCTCGAattaattgtaataaattaattaaaaataaaacttaatctatgagagtgagagagaagtttgaaaaacaaagatgTAAAAAATCATTCCCAAGAGCTAGAAGACCAAAGATTGTAGtttgtccaaaaaaaaaactttcatatcATTGTACAGATTTATTCGAATTATTTTCCCCTTTTCCACcctcttatttattttcctttcaaattaaatcatcaaggatttatttttccgtgaaaaattcacaaaattcataaaatgaaatctaAAACATagtgaattgaaaaaataaaacattttttacatgaattttattttaaacaaaaaaatagggCGCGATGCAGGATCCTCAGAGGATTTACGCGAGAggttagagaagaaaatgtaataaagaaaaaaatatgaaaagtaGATGAAAAAAGACTACGGAAATGTTGTTATTTAGTTCTTACAATGCATTTGtcgtaaaaaaaactgctagagAGTAGAGACATGATTTAAACGTATGGcaaagaaaatagaagaaaaaaacatgaggTAAGACATTGTAAATTGCACAATATATCTGtttttataaaatgcaaaaaaatcatcactggaatttaataatataataataaacaaaaaaaaacatagatcattttgcaaaaatatgaaaaattcgtACTTGCAACAGTATAGAAAATTTCgtactacaaaaaaaaatattcaatagtCGTAAGCTTTCGATTTTTGCAtcgaaagttttaattttcagacatattttttgagtttaagaaaattagttgAAATAGGGTTGAAACTTTGGGAAAagcaaatgaatttattgaaaatttcaattatatttcgaatttcaaaaaaagatTCAGCTAGAAGGGGTTAAAGTAAGCAATAGGGGGTGAAAGAAGACGACAGACGGGCAAATGGAGTAAATGTTCAACATAAGGGGAGAAACTGCGAAGAGAGAAGTTagaagaaatcaaattttgaatatttcatgaaattttcttaagtttcttgAACTCCTGCAAAGTATGAACtctatttttctcaattttctcaaactcCTTACCGTGTTTAtgatagaaaattcattgttgGACCTCCCctaaataagaaattcttttaaaaattacttttctttcaattgttTCCAAAGGGAGgtccaaaagaaaatccaaccGAATGCACCAACCCCTAAATAAGCACCcaaagatgtttttttctttatttttcaatttttatggaaaagtaaaaaaaaagagtagatattcattgaaaaagaaacattaaggAAATAGTAAAAAACTCGTCAAAATATTTGCGAAAAATATATCCAAAAGATAGTAAAAAGAAATCGTACATTAAAAACCAAGTGCATCATCGAATTAGCATAAAACagcattaaattattaaaatgaaaaaaaatagtaaaagcaaaaatagaaatattgaaatcataatatttacagattaaatagaagaaatgatgaaaatttttagatattaacttgagaattgaaaaaaaaatgaaaattgtttaaaaaatctgaGAAGCAGAAGACGATGGATCGTGTTGTGGGGATCCCAATGAGGAGGATGAGTGGGCAAAGCCATACGGTAGAGATTCCTAAAGCAAacacaaaaaggaaaagaaataaaattgaaaaggatcCTGCGCATGATTTATCGCTTCTATCCCCCAGAAAAGTTTCTCAAGCTTTTCTTTGATGATGAAAATcgttgtaaataaatttagaaaaaaaaaactgggtGAGGTGGTAATAATTTCGTACTACGCCGTGAGTTCAATGAGGCAACCaagaaagagatttaaaagatTGGTGAGGATTGCGTGAGTCTCTTGGGTCATCATCcttcattttgtaatttataaaatgtgtataaaagaaaatttaataataagtgcagagttatttttttttccctatcAGAAGCAGattttgcttgaaaaaaaaattaaaaaaataaaataaaaatgctcCATATTTAGATTTATGTGCAATccatacaaaataaatacaaaaaaaaatcttttcgtTAATCATCCCCCGAAAAGACGAAtgtggtgcaaaaaaatcgCTATAGGAATGTAAAAGTATTATcgaaagatttattaaaataaaaaaaatgagcaaaaaaataaccaGAAAGGAAGATgaaatctcacaaaaaaattaaatgtagcGCCGCACGTGATGGAGAATTTAAATgtgcaagaaataaaaaaaaaataaagtgaaatatatataccaaaaaatatgaatatataaacatgaaaaaacattatgtattgaagaaaaaatgaatataaacaataataaattatcattaaaattataaatttatgatTACAAGAATGGAAGACATGAAAACTATTACTTTGTTGATAAGTAGATTGTTTTTTCTCTGGTGTAATATATATTAtactaaaaagaaatataaacattatgacaaatatttcaaaacattttatttaattcctcttacaaaaaaaaacataaattttctcctcttatcacatttattttcctttcagtGTACGTGGAAAATTGTGGGATTGGGGGATGTTAATTTATCACCTCTTTATGCTTCATCATACACCCCCATTTAGtggataaataataaattgaggaAGTCCTCGATATTGGTTCCAATTTCCTCAATCAACTCATCATTTTTCCTCGTAGTACCTCCTCTTCATCGCCCGATACTTTCGTAGGCTGTAGAGAGCCTTCAACTCTTCAATCACAAATTCTCCCCTCTTAATTAATTCCTCAACTTTCTGAGGGTCCTTCTCACTGGCATTCCTTGCAAAGGCAGCATGGCAGCGTTGGCGGAATTTTTCCGGACCTCCAGGGTATTCCCGACCCATGTACTGCAgctggaagaaaaaaataataaaagtgaAAGTCAACAAAATCAATTAAGTTAAATTCTTCACCACAAATTACTCACCTTCTTGTAGACTTCAATTACTCTGGACCGTTGGCTCATCTTTGGAAAAATCCAAGCTTTCTCAACAAACTTATTAACTACCTACCTCTTATTACTTCCTCCGAGTTAcataaactttcttttctttgggaaatcGCGTCAAAATAAACCTCAAATGAATGTCAAGCCTTATCACACAAatacaaagagaaaatttaatttacaaagagTTTTCTTACAAGAGAATTCAGGGGTGTATTTAGGAGGACGATTTATGGGGATACAATGAATTTAGGAGGTTGATTTTGAACTTTAAGTTCAATGTTTACAATGAGATTTAGGAATAAGAAAGACAAAAGTTGTTAGACATCTCTGACTTGAgtttaaaattatcttcatAGAGATTCTGAGTATATTAGGTCCTCAGTTTTCgttgaaacattttgtaagATTATGTGTAAAAAAACGAAATAGATCCCAcgaaaagaaatctcaataaaACGTTCAAAATAGGATTTTAACAAAAGATCGTTtaagatgaataaaaattgatttattacgCTCTAACCCGGATTTAGCACATATTTAGTACTAATTCTGGTACTAAATTGTAGTAGATTTAATACTTCATTTACtactatatttaatttacttggaaaattttctttactgaCTTTAAGAGCATAATAATAGTaggagaaattattattttcacaaaagtcaCAGAAATTCGattagaagaagaattttagaacattatacgcgaaatttcaagaactttagttgaaaaataatttttcttgtcttttttatgtattttttattatttataataaatatatgtacatcTGTGTACATCTAACCATTATCTAGCCCGAATCTaagctaaaaaaagaaacaaataattttgttcaaaatgTTTCATCGTGATCAAAAGGCCTCCAACCTCCTAAATCCCACCCTGATATGTTTAACCATCTACCAGCGAATAGCTCATACAGCTCATCCATAAAATCtccctataaaaaattcaaattcttcattcatttaacGGCCAAatgatcaaataaaattaagtccAAATTGCGCTTAAGCTAAAAAAGTCTCGCACGGTGCAATTAAAGCAGCGTTATGTATCCAACAGCATGTTGACAAGACTAATTGCTTTGCTAATGACATCGCGAGAGAgacatttgggaaaataacTGCTCGCTCTAAGTGAGGGGCCCTGAGGGTGATGATAGTGAAAAAATCCCGCATCACAACATTCACACAAAAAGCTTTGGACCACGAA harbors:
- the LOC129789981 gene encoding electron transfer flavoprotein regulatory factor 1; the encoded protein is MSQRSRVIEVYKKLQYMGREYPGGPEKFRQRCHAAFARNASEKDPQKVEELIKRGEFVIEELKALYSLRKYRAMKRRYYEEK